Below is a genomic region from Osmerus mordax isolate fOsmMor3 chromosome 22, fOsmMor3.pri, whole genome shotgun sequence.
gagagagaaacattgtAAACAGTTGTCCACTATCAGTTGTGCCCCTCAAATTCAATATTGCAGATTACTGCTGTGCTCTTTGTTCACACCAAATTGTTGTTATTTTGTCTCATTGTTAATTGTCTTACTTGTCGGAGAGTGAACTTAAACAGAAGAGCATTTGGATGTTTAAAAAGACAGTGGGCTTTGTGCAGCATCAAAAGAGTGGGAGTTTTGACATGAGAGCccatacaaaatacatacatacagtatttcCTTGCTGGCAAAAGTAGAATAATATTTTATGGAAAGTCTTATATTAGTTTACCTAAACCACTTGtatttttggtgaaatggtcGACAATGGGCCTTCTGCTAAAAACAATTCTAAGATGATAACAATTCAAAGATAAATGAGGAATTAAGTTTTAAGAGACAAAAGGGTGATGTCTCTCAAACAACTTTTGTATTACAACCACGTATTTTCACTGCACATTCCTTGAGACCGAAAAACACAACTCACCTATTGTTTGatggatctctctctgttttggcaccttctgtctttcttttgttttttcttcttttgttcTCCTCCACTTTCTTAACTTGTCCAGTATTCCTCTCCCGATCTCATAATGTCTTCCTCTTTTTCCTGCTACTATCTCCTCTATCTTgtccagcagctctgtgacCTGAGAGCCATCACCCCTGTTCTCATTGTTGAGGACATGATACTTGTTCCTACATTTCTCAACAAGCCACTGGAGAGCTTTTCCCTCTTGTTGAATGTGCTGCTCAATGGTTGTGTCTCCTAGATAGTCCCCATAGGTGAACAGCACTATAGTGTGACTCCAGACTCTCTCATTAAGAAGCTGCAGGTGTTTCTCTACTGATAATCTGTGTTTCTCAGTGAATGAACCCCCTCCTTGTATGACCAGGAGGAGGGCATGGGGTCCtgggggacacagagacacactccgTACAATCTCCTGTTTAACCATCTTAGTTGTGTACTCTGCAGGGAGATCCCTCCACCATCCTGGAGTGTCAACCACGGTGACCTGTCTCCCTGCTACTTCTCCCAgtctcttcacacactgagctgTCCTCAGCTTAAACTCCTCTCTACCCAGGATGGTGTTCCCTGATGAACTCTTCCCTGCACCTATCCACCCCAGCAGCACAATCCTCATCTCTGAGAGATGGATCGAGTTACCTGCCATTCACATTCAAATTGTAAGGATCTAAATTGATTAATACAaggtcattttacattttatacaGGGGATATTTTACCATATTCAGATGTAATCAGAGTTCATTTACCTGAACTACCATGGGCTTCCATCGTTGTCTTTGCCTTAACGTCAGATCTGTCTCAGTCCAGGAGAACTTTTGTTCAGACTTATAAACGCTCTCAGTCTCAAATAATGTGTAGCCTGTTCAGATACAAAGTCTGCCTCAAGAACATGTCTTCGCCTTTTTACCAACACTTCAGGCAACAATTTAGTTTAAAATGAGTCCGAACAACAATAGACCTATGTGAAAAAATACAGTAGACTTCGTTTCGCTAAAGATCTCCCATGAGGCAGCTAGGTGACAAAATCTGAGAGATATTAGACTTTCAGGAAATTACAGTCTATGACGTAGTGAAGCTGATTTTTATGTAAAGCcagcaaagaaaaaaaagctcAATGTGGAACCTTTGTGGTTGTAGACCTATTTAATTTGAAGTAGGCTACTAGGCCTATTAGTCAATTGCACTAGTTATTAAGATTTGTGTGAAAACAGAGCGGGGGTAGGCCTACTCTGCCATGATGAAAGCGAAGTGGAAGAACAACAGAAAGTGATGTTCgtcaattacatttagtcatttagcagacgctcttatccagagcgacttacattaagtacagggacattccccccgaggtatagggtgaagtgccttgcccaaggacacaacgtcatttttcacggccgcaatcgaaccggcaaccttctgattaatagcccgattccctaatgtGTGTGCAAAACTGGCTACAGCAGGGCAGGCAATTGTAGATTATCAACccctttctccctgtgctcagtcATCTCCAGATAAATCGGCGATCGGCTATGTTTCCCTTTGTGCGTGTGCCCTGTTCGTACCCACAAGCTCAGTTCCAGGCAACTGTTTTTGATGTAGGCTATAAGAAAAttgggtgctagtttacccatttcggattggtttcaaatttagaAAAAATCCGCTGAAattcttctatgaaaaagctagtaggcTAGTTCGAGCCAGCTTCAAGAGTATAATTCTATTAACTTAAGTCAACATATCTAAAACtattggcaatttgtttaaaataatgcgaaattattaaattaagcttttatgatgtgcataagtgacgAGAATAAATGAGGTTTAACAAGTACTCAGAGATGAGAAATATAGGttccaaaaccactgagaataactcatcaccagctgcatcacgggcactgcacttaTCTATCTATAATTTCAGGAATCGTGTGCCACCAACTGTCTCATGTGCACTAAGAACTATCTATAGTTTAAGTAATCTGTAgcctatttgtgtgtttcactgacattactgttatcaccgactgcatcacgggcactttGCACTAGTCATTCTGATGACAGGACAGTGCAAAAAACCCTCAATGAGATTACATTCAATTACATAAGTATGCATCTAGCACTAACTTGTTTGACTGAATAAGGTTTTGACTTGTTTTACTGCCAGACTTTGTCCCCTCATCGGAGGAGCGAGGACACCCCCTCCCGCACCCAACATCGTAACCATGGTGACACCAACACCGTCTAGTGCCAGAGTGGCGAGTGGAGGGCAGGATACTAGTCACGTGACAATGCAAGATGGCTACTTGGAGTTGGACAGCGTAGTGTTCTGGATGTTATTTAATGTTCTCAATGTGGTGTGAGTATTAACGTGTTTACGTGCACGACATAATAACAGAACCCTTATTCACCTTTTATTCAATATGTCTCTGTCAATGGTTATGCTTCTGTGCACCGCACCTAGTCTCTTTGTCTGCGTGTATGTGTTAATAGCCAGCTAACGTTTGCTAGCTAGGTACAGGTAACGGTATGAATTAAATCTCAGCACATTCAACATCTCGTTAACCTTTGTAACCAAACATGAAATGTGGCTTCTATGTATTAGCCTACATTGGATGGGATTTACATTTCTCTGAGCCTGCACTATAATATAATACTGTTAATGTTATCTGCGTCCTTTTCATCCAGAGTAACAACGTTTTATTGGTGGAGATTGTAAGCAAATCGTGAATCAGCCCTGAGAATATGGCTTTAAATGTGTTCGGTAAGTACATTAGAGTTGTTTGTGTATGGTCTCACTAGCTTGGCTAACTGGTAGAATACCTAGAGAACGTTATTATTGTGGGAAGGGTATTAAATATCTGTTGACAACAACGTCAAGTTAACTTATTTTACTAAACATAAAGAAATGTAATCTAACAGACCAGAGGAAGGGGGGTGCCGCACatcactctttgagagagagagcattaagAGTCAACGAATATTTTAAAAAGAGAGCGGGTGGAAGAGTACAGTATGTTATTTGCATGAAGCAGAGAACAGGACCAGTGCACTGTAGATAAAGCCCCAAAACAGAATATACTGGAAACAGCtcctctgactgactgactgactgactgactgacatgcAGCATCTCCCTCAGAGCTAGTCTAGTTAGCAGACAGCTGGAGCTGGACTTCACAAGAATCTCTCTGGCATCCACAAGACCTATGAACTAATGCACTAGGTTCTCTAGGAGTTTCACCCATGACAAAGGAGGTTCATGATTTGCCATATTCATTTTAAGGTTCTATAAAATCTCacaagctgtgtgtttgtgtgatgatgCCTGATCCCATGTATTCTATGATTATGTCACATCCTGTGTTTCCCCTCAGACCATGATGAGTACAGGCCGCCTGTCTGGAAGTCCTACCGTAAGTATAAACACATTTAAACCTCACTAGCACCCCGGTGATTACATTGACCCTTAATTATGAACTGGAGTCTAAAGTTGGTGCTGATCTAAATATGCTgattatgtatatatgtgtgtgtgtgtgctgcaccaGTTTACCAGCTCCAGCAAGAGGCTCCCCACCCTCGTAGAGTCACATGCACCTGTGAGgtgagatctctctctctctcttgtctgtctgtctgtctctctcatctgtctgtctcattatctctctctctctctctctctctcatactctctgTCTAGATGTTAGATGTTCTGATGTTCTTATTCAATTTCAGGTGGACAGCAGACCCAAGCACTATGGCAGAGAGTGAGTCAGCACTTCATTAACCAGTAGTATTCAGTACTACAGAGTACTACACAATAAAATGCCATACTGCACTGCATAATGGAGTACTACACAGTAACAGACTGAAATACACAGAACTACATGCTGTTACTCAGGACAACACAGAAAAACAGCAATACCAATTACTAGACAGTACAACACAGTACTACACTGGTACTCATACTCAACCGAAGTGCCCATTACTGCACCTCCAGGTTGCAATAAacacgtgtgtttgtgccccCCAGGTACCATGGTATGATttccagagaggaggcagaccaACTGCTCAGCGTTGCAGAGGGGAGCTACCTCATCAGAGAGAGCCAACGACAACCTGGAACCTACACACTGGCcctacggtacacacacacactgccctcttgtgttctcacacacacaaacacacacacacaaacacacacacacacacacacacagtacaacagCTCTGCCCATGGCCCTACGGTACACAAacttgctctctatctctctcccttttcattcttccctttttgtgttgTCTTCCAGATTTGGGAACCAGACCAGGAACTTCCGCTTGTACCACGATGGGAAACACTTTGTGGGGGAGAAGAGGTTTGAGTCCATCCATGACCTGGTGACAGATGGACTCATAACCCTCTACATAGAGACCAAGGTATCAGTCAGTCACACTGCCCATCAGTCAGTCACTGCCAACCAACACATTCAGTCAACTGATAAATACATCCACGAGTTAGTCAGCCAACAAGTCAATTCATGAATTAATCAACCAACTGATgacccgtgtgtgtttgtgtgtgtccatcctaGGCTGCAGAGTACATTGCCAAGATGACCATCAACCCCATCTATGAACATGTGGGCTACACAACTCTGAACCAGAGCCTGGAGGGCAGCCTGAGGAGGCCGGACCCCACCCTGCAGCCCCCCGACACACCTGATTGTCCTGCGGAAGGGGGAGATGCCAcggatgagagggtgagggaggggaaaggagagctaCAGCACAGCTGTGGGATGCTTATGAGTGTACTCTGCAGACGTGGGCCTCgcagtactctgtgtgtgtgtgtgtacacactaaATGTTCTCAGTGGTGGGGTTGTCCTCTGCAGAGAAGTGAAGTTTAGAGAGAAGAAGACTGCCTgcccctgtacttcctgtctgcGGCCCCTCTTTCCGTCGTCTTCTCTTTAGGAATACATTTCCTAGACTACTGTCACAGTGGTTGGTTAGAATTGTcaaatgtttattgtaggccaaTAGAATCGAGTAGTCAGCCATGTCATAATTAGTTATAGCTAGCTAAGTTTTCTTGTGATCCCATAAACGTACTGTTGAAATCTACATATTAGCTCATCTTCCATGGCAAAGCACTGCAAAAGTTAGAAAAATTCAACTCATGCGACACACCTGCCATACCCCATTGAAATCCGTCCGGGTGTGGTAGATTAGCTGCAGCGGTGCGGATTGCATTCTATTCAAACAAATGGACTAGAAATAAGtaatagaaaaacaaatatattgtgACATATAACGTTTCCGTCCATGCATCAAAATTATACCGTGATATacattttaggccataccgcccagccctattTCGAAGGGTGGGGTGCAACAGTGGTTTTAGCTGTAGAGAGGAAGTGGTCAGGATCATTATCCTGCCTGCAAACCCAATACAGGTCCACACAGTTTGTCACTTACTTTATAGCAGCCAGTGAGACTGTTACTagtgtgtttgttcatgttGTGGCAAATTCAGAAGATATTGATCATAGAGAAGACACGGAGTTCCGGAGCTCTTTGAAATCAAGGCATTGATGGTTTATTGAAGCTTCAAGCAGGATACAGGAAAATATATTAGCTAACATTTTCAGCTTGGTCACAGTATTTATAGGCTTAAATGAGTgaatttcccccctccctctgcatgAATGAGTTGATTCCCAGCTAAGAGTCCAGGGAATTTCACAAGAGTAAACTACCGTTCAGTTTGGGTAAAATTTACTTTGTACATCTTTATCTATCTCTAGTGTCCCTTTCTCACATAAACAGATGCAGCTGCATCCTGTTGTGGGTATCAGTCGCCCATTTTTGGGCCTATCTTGGCAACCAGAATGTGGTTACGTTCTACTTTGTGTGTTCAATATCAGTCTCTGCTCCCCAAAACCTGAGCTGACCTTTCCTTCTGACTCCGAGGGGCCTACAAAAATTGAACACGTTTCGACATTGTGCAAAGGGAATAACACACATGTTCATAATCACAAGTTCATTTCAGCACGTAACCATATCACGGGTTGTAATTCTGCCACGACATTCCCAGCTGACGTCGCTGGTGAGACGTGCCACGCTGAGGGAGAGCGAGCTCATGGCCAAATATGAGAAGGTCCACAACTTCAAGGTAAGACGGCGTATATAATATCCCTCCTACaacctgtctacctctctctctctcgacctttcctctctcttgtattctctctcttcctttcctctcctcctatctctcctttcttctagCTTTCCTTTGACTGTCCTacaacctccccccacccaggtttTATATACCTTaaacctgtcttcctctctctcctcacctcctgccgtcaaccctgtctgtctttttaccgtccctccctcaccctctgctcTTCAACCGACCCATGTCCTGTCACGTCCAGGTGCACACCTTCCGAGGGCCCCACTGGTGTGAGTACTGTGCCAACTTCATGTGGGGGCTGATCGCTCAGGGAGTCAAATGTGCAGGTAAGAAACTGTCTggggccctgccccccccccttttaaaaAGACTACATTGCTTAAGCTTACCGTAGCCTTTTCAAACTAGTACCAGGCGTCTTGCCCAGTGGTTACCCATGCAAATGGCTTCAGCCTTGGCCTGACTCATTCAGATGTACTTAAAATCATGACACATTTCATGCCATGCTGCATCGCCCCATGGGTCGGTGAACACAGCCAGACCATCTCACGGCAACAGTGTTTGGCCTGTGTGCATCTATGTTTTTGGGACCGTgtaaaagacagaaagataaaGTATCTCATGCTCGTACTCCCCTTTGCCTAGACTGCGGCTTGAACGTCCACAAGCAGTGTTCCAAGATGGTCCCCAACGACTGCCAGCCCGACCTGAAGCATGTGAAGAAGgtgtacagctgtgacctcaccACGCTGGTCAAGGCCCACAACACTAAAAGGCCCATGGTGGTGGACATGTGCATTCAGGAGATAGAGGCCCGGGGTGAGTCTATAACCTGGAAAACGACCACCGACGGCTGTCTGGTAGGGGGAGGCTGTTTCGAAGCAGTCTATATTCTGGAAACAAACATGGCGCTGGCTGCTGTCTGTTTTAGCATGATCTATTATAATGGGAACAGCAGGTTTACAGTGTCTGTCCTTCCCCAGGGGTGGAGTCAGAGGGTCTGTACAGGATATCAGGGTTCAGTGAGCTGATAGAAGATGTGAAGCTGGCTTTTGACCGTGGTGAGTCAGCgggtctctctttcttctccctcatGTCTCTGTCTCgtactctttccctttctcaccctctcGTTCGCTatctgtcttctctcctctctctcactatctctctgttctttctctttctctctcattctttgtcTCCCTTTACCTCTCCGCCAATTTGGGTTTAGAACGTCTACTGTGTAGATGTCCAGCCAAagtccctcctttcctctctgtgtgtgtgtgtgtgtgtcagacggaGAGAAGGCAGACATCTCAGCCAATGTGTACGAAGACATAAACATCATCACTGGAGCCCTGAAGCTGTACTTCAGAGACCTGCCCATCCCTCTTATAACCTACGACGCCTACCCCCGCTTCATACAGGTTGCACGTGAGTTCACCCCAgctttagatgtgtgtgtcaaggaaTGTTgtaacttgggggggggggggcgcggggcGCATCTGCAAAGCGTCTAGGAGATAATATGATTCTATGTGTGTAGAGATCACAGATGCTGACAAGCGTCTGGAGTCCCTCCATGAAGCCCTGAAGCTGCTACCTCCTGCCCACTGTGAGACCCTGAGACACCTAATGGGCCACCTGAagaggtcagcacacacacacacacctcacacacctcacaataacaccatgcacacacatgcacctaacaataacaccatacacatacgcacacacaacaccaccataatactcacacaaacacatcaatgcttacttgtgtgtgtgtgtcccccccccacacacaccccagggtgACCCAGCAGGAGAAGCAGAACCTGATGAGTGCTGAGAACCTGGGCATCGTGTTTGGCCCCACCCTCATGAGGGCACCAGACCTGGATGCCATGACGGCACTCAACGACATCCGCTACCAGAGGCAGGTGGTGGAGTCTCTCATCAAGAACGAGGACATCCTCTTCTGAGCCCAGAAACGGAGAGCGACGCCAGCGCCGAAGAAAACCTCACCGCATCACATCCTGTCCAGACCTCCCACTCCTCCGGGGAGTCAGAAGGGATGGCTCTGACGCCTTCTAATTCCTATGCTGTTTTGTTCTAAGGAgaaggttgggggtggggggggtggtcagGCACAAGTAAATGTTCCCCTTATGTCTGACCCCTGTCCGGACGGTGAGGAGTAAATGATTGGACCTGTATTCTCTCATGACCAAAGGACCTGAAGGAGGGTGATGATGCTATGCTAAAGGAGACACGCACATGCAGTATTAGAGAAGGGACATGAAGGAGCACCATATGAAGGACTCGCTGATGTTTCTCATTCACCATTGACACCACTGAGCCACCTAGGGACCTGCATCTAATATAGAATAACATGTTCTTGCTGTAGgtgttctttgttttgttttttttgttatttgtaCGACCGTTTTGTTGAACTTCAGTTTTAGTCCATTTTTCTATGTGCTAACTTTTTTGCAGGGAGGGTTGAGAGGTAAGACCTCAGACTGAAGCTATTCGAGGACTTTAAGGCCACACTCCAACCCCTCTTGCACACTACAAGACCTGGCTGTTGATGTAATCATGGTTGTAAAGTATTTTCTGATTTCTGCATGTTAAGATTA
It encodes:
- the LOC136965909 gene encoding N-chimaerin-like, with amino-acid sequence MALNVFDHDEYRPPVWKSYLYQLQQEAPHPRRVTCTCEVDSRPKHYGREYHGMISREEADQLLSVAEGSYLIRESQRQPGTYTLALRFGNQTRNFRLYHDGKHFVGEKRFESIHDLVTDGLITLYIETKAAEYIAKMTINPIYEHVGYTTLNQSLEGSLRRPDPTLQPPDTPDCPAEGGDATDERLTSLVRRATLRESELMAKYEKVHNFKVHTFRGPHWCEYCANFMWGLIAQGVKCADCGLNVHKQCSKMVPNDCQPDLKHVKKVYSCDLTTLVKAHNTKRPMVVDMCIQEIEARGVESEGLYRISGFSELIEDVKLAFDRDGEKADISANVYEDINIITGALKLYFRDLPIPLITYDAYPRFIQVAQITDADKRLESLHEALKLLPPAHCETLRHLMGHLKRVTQQEKQNLMSAENLGIVFGPTLMRAPDLDAMTALNDIRYQRQVVESLIKNEDILF